The Saprospiraceae bacterium genome includes a window with the following:
- a CDS encoding T9SS type A sorting domain-containing protein, whose product MARTLEASIYCPPAKTLTCHDDVKNLSVTGKATTSGYPATLIRYTDIHATNKCNVGTITRIWYIDTNQDYLYQSSEPNCSQTITIFSYVTPITVTFPDDKIYTCKESITNEKPSWIAGPCDVMGIQVSDTKFEINGESCYKIARKFTVINWCDYTGNPGSQGIWTHTQKITVQEKNPPKILDCAHKVFELESDCLANVVLTNAATDDPVCKSTHLSWIAEVDLWANGTIDYKFGFTETGIYKIDPVADGSNISIIIPEKLRAGKHKVKWSVKDQCGNFSSCSTTFETKDKKPPVPYIQDFITSAFQASGMPLMVPARLFDSGSFDNCTQQKYLRFSFSEDTKDTIRIVDCTNSGFQFFNVFIWDEAGNFEIVDVFMLVFDNGSCQSGRTLDGSVIESNHSPVKDAKITLSRPDATQISVFSDAKGNFRWDNISIYDDYSISAQSDIIEDYRVDIADLRMLQDHIFGIRELKSHEWLAADTDDNNAVGVNDLTVIKELIIDPSKVKDSRWKFGWHTDTLMTRDEIFSAVQPSINIKQVKSKLQFKAVYKGDISDANELKSTVRNKIDMTSVIDGNQVHYFISEEAKVSGIQITFTLPDGLTHESLSSAYSEIKQNNFHINHQTNEILILNTSDLVLTPDKPIFTITFPDEAKMKPVMIAPNSKLLVDGYQTRTISEKYVNKNIKNLSVFPNPGHQLFSISGAKNVTITGIYDITGKSLAFQYEEDAFYFSGEPGLYFVKVFAGNDFYTLKLLKL is encoded by the coding sequence GTGGCAAGGACTCTGGAAGCGAGTATTTATTGTCCACCCGCCAAAACATTGACATGTCATGATGATGTCAAAAACCTTTCAGTGACCGGAAAAGCCACTACATCTGGATATCCTGCTACTTTAATAAGATATACAGATATTCATGCTACAAACAAATGTAATGTTGGGACCATCACACGAATCTGGTATATAGACACCAACCAGGACTACCTTTATCAGAGTTCTGAACCAAATTGCAGTCAGACAATCACTATATTTAGCTATGTTACCCCTATTACTGTCACTTTTCCTGATGATAAAATATATACTTGCAAAGAATCCATCACAAATGAAAAACCAAGCTGGATTGCCGGACCTTGTGATGTGATGGGCATACAGGTGTCTGATACAAAATTTGAAATCAACGGCGAATCATGTTACAAAATAGCACGTAAGTTCACTGTCATCAACTGGTGTGACTATACCGGAAATCCTGGTAGTCAGGGTATCTGGACTCATACTCAAAAAATCACCGTTCAGGAAAAGAATCCGCCAAAAATTCTGGATTGTGCCCACAAAGTGTTTGAACTGGAGAGTGATTGCCTGGCCAATGTTGTCTTGACCAATGCTGCTACAGATGATCCTGTATGTAAGTCTACTCATTTGAGTTGGATTGCAGAAGTTGATTTGTGGGCCAACGGCACTATAGATTACAAATTTGGATTTACTGAAACCGGAATTTATAAGATCGATCCTGTGGCTGATGGCTCTAACATTTCTATAATAATTCCTGAAAAACTCAGGGCAGGCAAACACAAGGTAAAATGGAGCGTAAAAGATCAGTGCGGAAATTTTTCTTCATGCAGTACTACTTTTGAGACCAAAGATAAAAAACCACCTGTACCATATATTCAGGATTTTATAACATCAGCATTTCAGGCATCAGGCATGCCTTTGATGGTACCAGCCAGGCTTTTTGACTCAGGATCTTTTGATAATTGCACCCAACAAAAATATCTCAGGTTTTCTTTTTCGGAAGATACAAAGGATACAATCAGAATAGTGGATTGCACCAATTCAGGTTTTCAGTTTTTCAATGTGTTCATATGGGATGAAGCCGGCAATTTTGAAATTGTAGATGTGTTTATGCTGGTGTTTGACAATGGATCTTGTCAAAGTGGTCGAACATTGGACGGAAGTGTCATTGAGTCAAACCATTCGCCCGTTAAAGATGCAAAAATCACACTTTCCAGACCTGACGCAACACAAATATCTGTCTTCTCTGATGCAAAAGGGAATTTCCGCTGGGATAATATTTCCATTTATGATGATTATAGTATTTCTGCTCAAAGTGACATCATAGAAGACTATCGAGTTGATATTGCCGATCTGCGCATGCTGCAGGATCATATTTTCGGCATCAGAGAACTTAAAAGTCATGAATGGCTTGCAGCAGATACTGACGATAATAATGCTGTAGGTGTCAATGATCTTACAGTCATCAAAGAACTGATAATAGATCCGTCTAAAGTAAAAGACTCAAGATGGAAATTCGGCTGGCATACGGATACTTTAATGACCAGAGATGAAATATTCAGTGCTGTACAACCAAGTATAAATATAAAACAAGTTAAAAGTAAATTACAATTTAAAGCCGTATACAAAGGAGATATTTCAGATGCTAACGAATTAAAAAGCACTGTCAGAAATAAGATTGACATGACTTCTGTGATCGATGGAAATCAGGTACACTATTTTATCTCAGAAGAAGCAAAAGTTTCAGGTATACAAATAACTTTTACACTTCCTGATGGCTTAACACATGAATCTTTATCATCTGCATATTCTGAAATAAAACAAAATAATTTTCATATCAATCATCAAACGAATGAAATTCTGATCCTTAATACATCAGATTTGGTTTTGACACCTGATAAGCCAATTTTTACTATCACATTTCCGGATGAAGCAAAAATGAAACCTGTCATGATTGCGCCAAATTCAAAACTGCTGGTAGATGGCTACCAAACAAGGACTATTTCTGAAAAATATGTGAATAAAAACATCAAAAATCTCTCTGTTTTTCCGAATCCAGGGCATCAATTATTCAGTATAAGCGGTGCTAAAAATGTTACCATCACCGGTATCTACGACATTACTGGCAAAAGCCTGGCTTTCCAGTATGAGGAAGATGCTTTCTATTTCTCAGGAGAACCAGGTCTATATTTTGTAAAAGTATTTGCAGGAAATGATTTTTACACTTTAAAACTTCTGAAGTTGTAA
- a CDS encoding T9SS type A sorting domain-containing protein: MTGNGRNYGYFEYGSLPLTIGPLKADCNTPYEFAVTDSTATSCVLYKNIGKSCCTDFCKIRINKTDVSSCNDFQYDIKFDLLSVASGNLFDLYYDDKKVSSFTKSGLTQQVKQLKTSFINTFHTVSVCAANDQKCCDTVTISNPCICNITKVRTDVIDCDTQKKSFNVMINFDHKAASDSFRIGGNSTNYGTFAYRDLPVTVRNLQMHHNRNYEFLIIDKADPFCFGSNVLGVVDTCKYNCEISNVKIAPLFCNDSSVIVGLGLKAFFPGVSGFKVDVDGKPVGQFQYGEKEYLLNLPKKLCGQQFAIKMVDNLKSLCATSLFFKSDTCCVIPCSISDIKFSEKCNDDGLQYLNLSFEHKGTSDSFSVSVNDTLLIRESYKFLPVKLYLRNLDNQEIKVSIRDIQNNECAAQTLYKTQCVKKPPCKINNFSVKASGCDSKGSFGANFLFDVDNATSSHFTMSINGLHPDTFAYGQPQYSTKLLNGDCVTKYRFYLRDIKDSLCSATFSFPDTICCRICTVSNPEITYLPCANAKYGVKLNFEYNHNHPFFIMTISGKPDTIIRYADLPVILKDFDRGSLYLIKIRDSLSQSCALSLGTIMKDCPSSVDYIDVSPAIIFDGVKLKVDLADISAKGEMQIFDITGKMLYRTTFFGQQEVATDRWTNGLYVCRISLNQRVYNKKIYIK, translated from the coding sequence TTGACTGGTAATGGCAGGAACTATGGTTACTTTGAGTATGGATCACTTCCACTGACTATCGGACCACTAAAAGCTGATTGTAATACTCCTTACGAATTTGCAGTTACAGATTCTACAGCTACATCCTGTGTTCTGTACAAAAATATAGGTAAATCCTGCTGTACTGATTTTTGTAAGATCAGAATTAATAAAACTGATGTCAGTTCTTGCAACGATTTTCAGTACGACATCAAATTTGATTTGCTATCTGTGGCTTCAGGCAACTTATTTGATCTTTACTATGATGATAAAAAAGTCAGTTCTTTTACCAAATCGGGTTTGACACAACAAGTAAAACAGCTAAAAACATCTTTCATCAATACTTTTCATACAGTGAGTGTTTGCGCAGCCAATGATCAGAAATGTTGCGATACTGTTACTATTTCCAATCCTTGTATTTGCAATATCACCAAAGTCAGGACTGATGTCATAGATTGTGATACCCAAAAGAAATCATTTAATGTGATGATCAATTTTGACCACAAAGCTGCGTCTGATAGCTTTAGGATAGGAGGTAACTCTACAAATTATGGAACATTTGCCTACAGAGACTTGCCGGTGACAGTCAGGAACCTCCAGATGCACCATAACAGAAATTATGAATTTCTTATTATTGATAAAGCAGATCCATTTTGCTTTGGTTCAAATGTTTTGGGTGTCGTTGATACATGTAAGTATAATTGCGAAATTTCGAATGTCAAGATTGCTCCATTGTTTTGTAATGATAGTTCGGTCATCGTCGGCTTAGGTTTAAAAGCTTTTTTTCCAGGGGTTTCCGGTTTTAAAGTGGATGTGGACGGCAAACCGGTTGGCCAATTCCAGTATGGCGAAAAAGAATATTTATTAAACCTTCCTAAAAAGCTATGTGGCCAACAATTTGCCATTAAGATGGTGGATAATCTTAAGAGTCTATGTGCTACTTCTCTATTCTTTAAATCGGATACATGCTGTGTGATTCCTTGCAGCATTTCTGATATTAAGTTTTCAGAAAAATGTAACGATGATGGTTTACAATATCTCAATTTATCATTTGAACATAAGGGCACTTCTGACTCTTTTTCAGTATCTGTCAATGATACTTTGCTCATCCGTGAATCCTACAAGTTTTTGCCTGTCAAATTGTATCTCAGGAATCTTGACAATCAAGAAATTAAGGTTAGCATTCGGGATATACAAAACAATGAATGTGCTGCACAGACTCTTTACAAGACCCAATGTGTAAAAAAACCACCGTGTAAAATCAACAACTTCTCAGTAAAAGCTTCAGGATGCGATAGTAAAGGTAGTTTTGGGGCAAATTTTTTATTTGATGTTGACAATGCCACATCATCACATTTTACAATGAGCATCAATGGTCTCCATCCTGACACATTTGCTTACGGACAACCTCAGTATTCCACAAAATTGCTCAATGGAGATTGTGTCACTAAATATCGTTTTTATCTGAGGGATATCAAAGATTCTTTATGTTCAGCTACATTTTCTTTTCCTGATACCATTTGTTGTAGGATATGTACCGTGTCCAACCCTGAAATAACATATCTCCCATGTGCGAATGCAAAGTATGGAGTGAAGCTGAACTTTGAATACAATCACAATCACCCGTTTTTTATCATGACCATTTCGGGCAAACCGGATACCATCATTCGATATGCTGATTTGCCTGTCATTCTGAAAGATTTTGATAGAGGCAGCCTATATCTGATCAAAATAAGAGATTCTTTAAGTCAATCCTGTGCATTGTCATTGGGTACAATTATGAAAGATTGTCCTTCTTCAGTTGACTATATTGATGTTAGCCCTGCCATCATATTTGATGGAGTAAAACTAAAAGTTGATTTGGCTGATATTTCTGCCAAAGGCGAAATGCAAATATTTGATATCACAGGTAAAATGTTATACAGAACTACATTTTTTGGTCAACAAGAAGTCGCAACCGACCGGTGGACTAACGGGCTATATGTATGTCGTATATCTTTAAATCAGCGGGTCTACAATAAGAAGATATATATCAAGTAA